From Serratia sarumanii:
GCTAATCTGCAAAAATCCGAACCACGGTCACTGGAAAATCGCCGTATGGCAGCCGGAACTCTACACGCTGGACTGGTTGGCTGACTTTCTCGACCTGAACGCGGCGAACGACAAAGAAATCGTTGCAGACTACGGCTTAGGCCGTAACTGCACCCTGTTCGATAAAACCCGCAAATGGGCATACCGTGCTATCCGTCAGGGCTGGCCTGAATATGGTCAGTGGCTGAAAGCCTGCTACGAGCGTGCTAATGCATATAACATGCAATTTGCAGCGCCTCTTGAAGAAAATGAAGTTAATGGCATAGCTAAAAGTATAGCTAAATGGACGCATAAAAACTTTACAGATAGTTCCTTTGAGGAATTTGTTTTTAATACTCACAGTTCAAAAATACAACAGAGGCGAGGTATTAAATCTGGAATTGAAAGAAGAAAAGGAAGCGTAGAAGAATCTCAGCCTTGGCTGGAGTGTGGAATTAGCAGAAGGAAATATTATTACATGAAGAAGAAAGAGAAAGAACAATGTCAATAAATTACCCTGGCCTCTATGATTTGGCAGACAAAAGGTCTGCTAAAGCGCAACAAAAACATTTCCTTTGGCTTAGGATAGAGTACTCCTTATTAATATTTTCATCTGTAAATGCTTTTGTTACATATGAATATAAGTACTATGTGGCCTTTGTCCTGTTTGTATTTTTAATGATGCTTATGGTTTTTAAAGTAAAAAGCAAATTTGAACAGGAGTGGTATAAGTATAGAGCTATATCGGAATCTATAAAGACAACCACTTGGAACTTCATCATGAAATCAGAGCCTTTCGATGATGATGATGAGCTAAAGAATATAAAAGAATTTTCTAGTTACTTAACTGAAATAATAGATGGTAGTGAATATATATCAAAAACAATAGACCATGATGTTATAAATAAAGGTGCACTGACAGGTGATATGAAAAATGTCAGAGGCATGGATTACCTTAGCAGAAGGGATTTTTACGTAGTAAACCGGATAGAAGACCAGCGCTCATGGTACGTATCTAAATCGGCAGATAACAAAAGAAAAGGGAAGGCATGGGGTTATGCTATATTCTCCTTATATTTTTTTGCGTTTGCATGTTCCATATACAATGCTTTTTTCGCTAGTACTTCAGAAGGTATAATTCCAATAAGTATTGTAACGACCATTGCAGCTTCTTTAGTTGGATGGAGTCAGGTTAAAAGGTATGGGGAGTTGTCTGCATCTTATATATTAACAGCCCATGAGATTGGATTAATCAAAGAGCAAGCTTCGTATGTATCTAGTGAAGCTGACTTCGCGGATTTTGTAAGAGAGTCTGAAATGGCTTTTTCTAGAGAACATACCCAATGGATTGCGAGACGCGTGGCAAATAAAAAGATGCGTTAGAGCGGCAGAAAACTGCCGCTCTAAGATATTAAATTGCATGTTTTCTTATTGCGGCAATAATACTTTCAGTATTCCACCTAACGACTTCAACCGCTCTACTTGAAACCACTGATGAAACTCTTTCTGCACCTCTAGGGACAACCCCAATAATAGGGATGCCGTTCGCTAACGCTGTATCTAGCTCCCAAGTTATCCATTCACTATGGGTTGCATATACTCCTGCTATACCAATAACTACATTCGAAGCAAGAATCTTACCTTTCAATACACTCTTAATGTAGGGCGCGCTTAGTGAATTAATAGGCTCATCCCTGCTAACTTCTGAGTAAGCAGCGTTAAAATATGGACGATTACTTATAAGCTTTCTTAGATCTTCTAGAGTGTCATGATAAGTCCAAGAATGACTGATGAAAATGTTATATTCCTTCGCCAATTTTTCCCCCTTCATTTGATTTGTTATGTTCTCTGCTGTGCCTCGCTATGATACCCCAAACCTCGAATTTGTGGCGTCCCTCATTCTCATCTTTTGCACTCGAACCTATATCAGATAACAGCCCCTTTGTGGGCCGTCCTCTTTTTTGGCAGACACCACAGAATCTGACATACTGCACTGTATCCTAAGCCAGTACACACAGCGTCCCCTCTTACGAGGTGCCACCGTGACTGGTTCAGGGGGCTCGCCGCCCCCCGAAACCCCTGGCATCCACTGCGAAACATTCTCACGGTGGTGCGAATTTTTTCTCAGCGGAGCCTATGGAAAAGCGAACTAAAGAGATCAAAATCCGTCTCACCGAAACCGAGCATCAGCGACTGCTTGATCGCTGCGACCGGACTCACCTTGCGGAGTGGCTGCGTCAGATGGGTCTGGGTGAACACACCTCACGCAAGCGCCGTGTGCCAGATGTGGCACCCGAACTGCTACGACACGTCAGCGGGATTGGTAACAACCTGAACCAGATCGCCCGGCGCCTGAACCAGATTGATTCCCTGACGCCTTCTGAACGTGTCTCGCTGCTCGTCGTACTTACCAGCCTTGACCGTCATCTTGGCGACCTGCTGGAGCAGAACCGTGATCGTTAAAATTCATTCGCGTGGTGCGGGTTCGGGCAGCGGGCCGGTGGATTACCTGCTGGGAAAAGACCGGCAGCGCGAACAGGCCAGTGTGCTGCGCGGCAATCCTGAGCACGTACGCGAGCTGATCGACGGCTGCGATTTTGCCCGCGCCTACACTTCCGGCGTGCTGTCATTTCAGGAGCCGGACATTGCAGGCGCCGAGAAATCGCGCCTGATGGATGAATGGGAGCACACGCTGCTGACCGGCCTTGACCGCGACCAGTACGCCTGCCTGTGGGTGGAGCACCGGGACAAGGGACGGCTTGAGCTGAATTTTGTCATCCCGAACATCGAATTGCAGAGCGGAAAACGCCTGCAACCCTACTTTGACCGCGCCGACCGTCCCCGCGTCAACGCTTGGCAGACTCTGACCAACGACCGGCTGGGGCTGCGCGACCCGAACGACCCGACTTACCGCCGCCCGCTGACGCAGGCCAGCGATCTTCCCCGCGACAAACAGCAGGCGGCAGAGAAAATCACCGCCGGCCTGATGAACCTGATGCAGCAGGGCGTGATCCGCAGCCGGCAGGACGTGGTGACGCAGCTGGAAAGCTACGGCCTGACCGTGGCGCGGGAAACGAAAAGCAGCATCAGCATTGCCGATCCGGACGGCGGCCGAAATATCCGGCTGAAAGGAATGATATATGAGCGAGATTTTAAATTTGGCGAAGGGCTTCGAGGAGAAATCGAAGCAGCAGGCGCAGGATACCGAGCAGAGCGTGAAGCGCGAGTTCGCGAGGCTGGAGACGTCTATCAGCGCGGAACTGCAATCAAGCTCGCAGAGCATCAGCAACGCTATCCGCGAGCAGAACGGCAGGCTGACGGGCATGATCAGAACCTCCGTCTCAACGGCGATGACGTGGGTATTCATCTGCTTCGCCCTGCTGATCGGCATCCTGGGCGGGATAATCTGGTTTCAGGGCACGATCATCACCTCGCGCCTGAGCGAAATGGACAGCTACAGCCAGCAGCTGGCGAGCCTGAAAGCGAAAAGCGGCGCGGGCGTGACGATTTACAGCGACGACACGTACCGGAACACCTATCTGGTAGTGCTGCCGAAGCAGGCGCACGGCGTGGAAACCTACACGTCGACGACCGACAACACCGTGGTGAAATACACAGCGAAATAACCCCGTCAGCGCGCCCTGAAACGCCACTGCGCGTTTTTAACACTGAGGACGACCAAAACCATGACCGAGATGGAAAAACAGCTTCTGAGCGCCTTAGAGAGCTTACAGACAAGCTACGAGCAACAGCAGCAGGCGTGGCAGGACAGCTACAGCAGCTTGCAGCACATGTTCGAGGCTACTTCACAGGCGCTGACGCACAGCGACAGGGTATGTCAGCACTTGAGCAGTCAGGTGGACAGCTTGCGCGCGCAGGTCGAGAGCTTGAGCAGGAACGTCAGCCGCTTGATGCGCTGATTGCACAGCATGACCGTGCCCGTGTGGAGCAGCAGCGCGAGCAGCAGCCGGAACCGCAGAAAAAGCCGACCCGCTATTATGGTCCCTCGATGTAATACGGGATATTCATGTTCAAAGAGTCAAGGAGACAAAAATGACTACCTACTGGCATATGCAGATGCATCCTGACGATAAGTCATTCGCCGATACACATATATATTCAATCTTGGAAAGTAGGAAAATCATCGGGTTAGGTGAGTGGAGCGAAGGTGAGTCGATAATCTCAGCTTTCAAAAATGACTTGAAAGTAAATGATATCGTTGCAATCAAAAATGGAGCAAAGCTAATCGCCCTTGTTCAGGTTATTGGTGGAGCATACGCCGTACATGATGACAGCAGCGAAATTGGCTGGATTAAACATCGTCGCCCTATTCGGGTTCTCGACTGGGAGATCTGGGGAAAAATGCTACCTCAGCCCAGAGGAACACTTGTGAAATGTGTGAATGAAGTTGAAACAACAAAAATTATCAGAGAGTGGCATACACGCATTTCAACTGTACTTACCAAGAGAGGGATTGCTAACTCTGTCTGACAGTAATATTGCAACCAACATTGAAGCGAGAAACTTTAAAAAACAGCTGCAAAGGTGTACTATGTACCCCATTAAGGACAGGAGGCAGCCTTGAGTCACGCGATTGAGTTTATCGAGACCCCGATGTTCACCCGTCAGATAAAACAGATCGCCACGGATGAAGAACTCAGGGAGCTGCAAAAGACGCTGATTGAATCGCCAGACAAAGGCGATCTCATCCAGAAAACCGGCGGGCTGCGCAAAATCAGAATGGCGACGGGCAATCAGGGGAAAAGTGGCAGCGCGAGGGTGATTTACTTCCTGGCCACCGCCGAGGTGATTTATTTGGTGATGGCCTATCCGAAAAGCACCAAAGACAGCCTGACGGACGCGGAGAAAACCGCGCTGAAGATGCTGACCCAACGACTGAAAGACGAGGTGTAACATGAGTTTTTTTGACGAGCTGAAGGCCTCTCTGGAAGAAGCCGTTGAAATCAAAAACGGTGTCAGAGAACCCGCCCGCATCACCCGCTACGAGCTGGCAGACGTGAAGGCCATCAGGGCACAGCTGAACGTTTCCCAGAGCGAGATGGCGAAAGTGCTGGGAACCAGCCTCGATACCATTAAGAGCTGGGAAACCGGACGCCGTAACCCGACCGGACTGGCGGCGAAGGTGCTGGCAACTATCCAGGCGAACCCGAAATTCTTCCAGGAGCTGGCGGCGCACTAAGCCGTTGTGACAGAAGGATTCGACAGGCGAGGCCGTTCGCGTGTAATTTAACGGCAACAAAAAAAACAAA
This genomic window contains:
- a CDS encoding replication initiation protein, whose translation is MSKAALQLFNERLPHKPYFSDDLHFGVRIAGKERAILAKYIQFNQPHAMFWLGFDVDRAGAAIDWSDRNAPAPTLTITNPENGHAHLLYALKTSIRTAPDGKMKPLRYAAAVENALRKKLEADTGYSGLICKNPNHGHWKIAVWQPELYTLDWLADFLDLNAANDKEIVADYGLGRNCTLFDKTRKWAYRAIRQGWPEYGQWLKACYERANAYNMQFAAPLEENEVNGIAKSIAKWTHKNFTDSSFEEFVFNTHSSKIQQRRGIKSGIERRKGSVEESQPWLECGISRRKYYYMKKKEKEQCQ
- a CDS encoding DUF4231 domain-containing protein — encoded protein: MSINYPGLYDLADKRSAKAQQKHFLWLRIEYSLLIFSSVNAFVTYEYKYYVAFVLFVFLMMLMVFKVKSKFEQEWYKYRAISESIKTTTWNFIMKSEPFDDDDELKNIKEFSSYLTEIIDGSEYISKTIDHDVINKGALTGDMKNVRGMDYLSRRDFYVVNRIEDQRSWYVSKSADNKRKGKAWGYAIFSLYFFAFACSIYNAFFASTSEGIIPISIVTTIAASLVGWSQVKRYGELSASYILTAHEIGLIKEQASYVSSEADFADFVRESEMAFSREHTQWIARRVANKKMR
- a CDS encoding TIR domain-containing protein, with product MAKEYNIFISHSWTYHDTLEDLRKLISNRPYFNAAYSEVSRDEPINSLSAPYIKSVLKGKILASNVVIGIAGVYATHSEWITWELDTALANGIPIIGVVPRGAERVSSVVSSRAVEVVRWNTESIIAAIRKHAI
- a CDS encoding plasmid mobilization protein, coding for MEKRTKEIKIRLTETEHQRLLDRCDRTHLAEWLRQMGLGEHTSRKRRVPDVAPELLRHVSGIGNNLNQIARRLNQIDSLTPSERVSLLVVLTSLDRHLGDLLEQNRDR
- a CDS encoding MbeB family mobilization protein, which encodes MSEILNLAKGFEEKSKQQAQDTEQSVKREFARLETSISAELQSSSQSISNAIREQNGRLTGMIRTSVSTAMTWVFICFALLIGILGGIIWFQGTIITSRLSEMDSYSQQLASLKAKSGAGVTIYSDDTYRNTYLVVLPKQAHGVETYTSTTDNTVVKYTAK
- a CDS encoding type II toxin-antitoxin system RelE/ParE family toxin; this encodes MSHAIEFIETPMFTRQIKQIATDEELRELQKTLIESPDKGDLIQKTGGLRKIRMATGNQGKSGSARVIYFLATAEVIYLVMAYPKSTKDSLTDAEKTALKMLTQRLKDEV
- the nadS gene encoding NadS family protein; protein product: MSFFDELKASLEEAVEIKNGVREPARITRYELADVKAIRAQLNVSQSEMAKVLGTSLDTIKSWETGRRNPTGLAAKVLATIQANPKFFQELAAH